The Pseudomonas kermanshahensis genome includes a window with the following:
- a CDS encoding AraC family transcriptional regulator: protein MRDSDTVAVYFLEAMLHALRERPDVRDAHLRAVGIDPQLLEQPQARVPAKAFAQLWLALIELLDDEFFCLDSHGMPLGSFALICRGLIQEPNLEKALRQCMGGFGLFLRDLRGSLTLRGGRAVISVQSSIADPLTRVYAEETYLVLMIGLLCWLAGRRIAIDRTELAVSRPAQDDDLLLWGPDLRLGSGRTEVEFDSAYLRLPVVQDLPALKTFLRSAPQGLVIRFRNQNGLVAEVYRHLRARRYGQWPTLAALAQVQGVSASTFRRQLEREGRSYQQIKDEVRRAMAFEHLREGVLSIAEVAEQAGFQEPSAFHRAFKKWTGHSPGSYRVRLASSPVADRSTTRPEQPVNPAAVPPVP from the coding sequence ATGCGCGATAGCGATACGGTCGCCGTGTACTTCCTCGAAGCCATGCTTCATGCCCTGCGCGAACGCCCGGACGTGCGCGATGCACACCTGCGTGCGGTCGGTATCGATCCGCAACTGCTCGAACAGCCCCAGGCGCGCGTGCCGGCCAAGGCATTCGCCCAGCTGTGGCTGGCCCTGATCGAACTGTTGGACGACGAGTTTTTCTGCCTCGACAGCCACGGCATGCCGCTGGGCAGCTTTGCCCTGATCTGCCGTGGCCTGATTCAGGAGCCGAACCTGGAAAAGGCTTTGCGTCAGTGCATGGGCGGTTTTGGCCTGTTCCTGCGTGACCTGCGCGGTAGCCTCACGCTACGCGGCGGCAGGGCGGTGATCAGCGTGCAGTCGAGCATTGCCGACCCCTTGACCCGTGTGTATGCCGAAGAAACCTACCTGGTGCTGATGATCGGCTTGCTGTGCTGGCTGGCAGGGCGGCGCATTGCCATCGACCGCACCGAGCTTGCGGTATCGCGCCCCGCGCAGGACGATGACCTGCTGCTGTGGGGGCCTGACCTGCGCCTGGGCAGTGGGCGTACCGAAGTGGAGTTCGACAGTGCCTACTTGCGCCTGCCGGTAGTGCAGGACCTGCCGGCCTTGAAGACCTTTTTGCGCAGCGCCCCCCAAGGCCTGGTTATTCGCTTTCGCAACCAGAACGGCCTGGTGGCCGAGGTCTATCGCCACCTGCGCGCACGCCGCTACGGGCAATGGCCAACGTTGGCCGCGTTGGCGCAGGTGCAGGGGGTCAGCGCCAGTACCTTCCGCCGTCAGCTGGAACGGGAGGGCCGTTCGTACCAGCAGATAAAGGACGAGGTGCGCCGGGCGATGGCCTTCGAGCACCTGCGCGAAGGTGTGCTGAGCATCGCCGAGGTTGCCGAGCAGGCCGGGTTCCAGGAGCCCAGTGCATTCCACCGGGCGTTCAAGAAGTGGACCGGGCACAGCCCCGGCAGCTACAGGGTGCGTTTGGCAAGCAGCCCTGTAGCCGACAGGTCGACGACAAGGCCTGAGCAGCCTGTCAATCCTGCAGCTGTGCCGCCAGTGCCTTGA
- a CDS encoding acetyl-CoA C-acyltransferase family protein codes for MSSAEIYVVSAVRSAIGGFGGSLKDLPLADLATAVTRAAIERAGVDAGQIGHVVMGSVIPTEPRDAYLARVAAMNAGIPKETPAFNVNRLCGSGLQAIVSAAQCLLLGDTDVALAAGAESMSRGPYLLPQARWGARMGDLQGIDYTVGVLQDPFEHFHMGITAENVSAKHGITREMQDELALTSQRRAARAIAEGRFTSQIVPLELKTRKGSVQFSVDEHVRGDVTAEQLAGMKTVFKKDGTVTAGNASGINDGAAGLVLANGDAVRRLGLKPLARLVGYAHAGVEPELMGLGPIPATRKVLEKTGLSIQDLDVIESNEAFAAQACAVARELGFDPEKVNPNGSGISLGHPVGATGAIIATKAIHELHRIQGRYALATMCIGGGQGIAVVFERV; via the coding sequence ATGAGCAGCGCAGAAATTTACGTCGTCAGTGCCGTCCGTTCAGCCATTGGTGGCTTTGGCGGTTCCCTCAAGGACCTGCCGCTTGCCGACCTCGCCACCGCCGTGACGCGTGCCGCCATCGAACGCGCGGGCGTGGACGCTGGGCAAATCGGCCATGTGGTGATGGGCAGCGTGATCCCCACCGAACCCCGTGATGCCTACCTGGCGCGGGTTGCAGCGATGAACGCTGGTATCCCCAAGGAAACCCCGGCGTTCAACGTCAACCGCCTGTGCGGCTCGGGCCTGCAGGCCATTGTCTCGGCGGCACAGTGCCTGCTGCTGGGCGACACCGATGTGGCCCTGGCGGCGGGCGCCGAGTCCATGAGCCGTGGCCCGTACCTGCTGCCACAAGCCCGCTGGGGTGCACGCATGGGCGACCTGCAAGGTATCGACTACACGGTCGGCGTGCTGCAAGACCCCTTCGAACACTTCCACATGGGGATCACGGCCGAAAACGTCTCGGCCAAGCACGGTATCACCCGTGAAATGCAGGACGAGCTGGCCCTGACCAGCCAGCGCCGCGCCGCCCGCGCCATTGCCGAAGGCCGCTTCACCAGCCAGATCGTCCCGCTGGAACTGAAAACCCGCAAAGGCAGCGTACAGTTCAGCGTCGACGAGCACGTGCGTGGTGATGTCACCGCCGAGCAGCTGGCCGGCATGAAGACCGTGTTCAAGAAAGACGGCACCGTCACCGCCGGCAATGCCAGTGGTATCAACGACGGCGCGGCCGGCCTGGTGCTGGCCAATGGTGACGCCGTGCGCCGCCTGGGCCTGAAACCGCTGGCGCGCCTGGTGGGCTACGCCCATGCCGGCGTCGAGCCCGAGTTGATGGGCCTGGGGCCGATCCCGGCAACCCGCAAGGTGCTGGAAAAAACCGGCCTGAGCATCCAGGACCTGGACGTGATCGAGTCCAACGAAGCTTTCGCCGCCCAGGCCTGCGCCGTGGCCCGCGAGCTCGGCTTCGACCCGGAAAAGGTCAACCCGAACGGTTCGGGTATTTCCCTCGGTCACCCGGTCGGCGCTACCGGCGCGATCATCGCCACCAAGGCCATCCATGAACTGCACCGCATTCAGGGCCGTTACGCCCTGGCCACCATGTGCATTGGCGGCGGCCAAGGCATCGCCGTAGTCTTCGAGCGCGTCTGA
- a CDS encoding 3-hydroxybutyryl-CoA dehydrogenase → MNIEQIAVIGAGTMGNGIAQVCAVAGYHVLLVDVSDAALERGVATLRKNLERQVSKGTLDAEKAEAAKARIRTSTDYAQLSGAQLVIEAATENLQLKQRILQQVAASVAADCLIATNTSSLSVTQLAASIEHPERFIGVHFFNPVPMMALVEIIRGLQTSDSTYAQALLVTEKVGKTPISAGNRPGFVVNRILVPMINEAIFVRQEGLASAEDIDTGMRLGCNQPIGPLALADLIGLDTLLAIMKAFHEGFSDSKYRPAPLLKEMVAAGWLGRKSGRGFFTY, encoded by the coding sequence ATGAACATCGAACAGATTGCCGTGATCGGCGCGGGCACCATGGGCAACGGCATTGCCCAGGTGTGCGCCGTGGCGGGCTATCACGTGCTGCTGGTGGACGTTTCCGATGCCGCGCTGGAGCGTGGCGTAGCCACCTTGCGCAAGAACCTCGAGCGCCAGGTCAGCAAAGGCACGCTCGACGCCGAAAAGGCCGAGGCGGCGAAAGCCCGCATCCGCACCAGCACCGACTACGCGCAACTCAGTGGCGCGCAGTTGGTGATCGAGGCAGCCACCGAAAACCTGCAGCTCAAGCAGCGCATCCTTCAGCAAGTGGCTGCCAGCGTGGCCGCCGACTGCCTGATCGCCACCAACACCTCGTCGCTGTCGGTCACGCAATTGGCCGCGAGCATCGAGCACCCCGAGCGGTTCATCGGTGTGCACTTCTTCAACCCGGTGCCGATGATGGCCCTGGTCGAGATCATCCGTGGCCTGCAGACCAGCGACAGCACCTATGCCCAGGCCTTGCTGGTGACCGAGAAGGTGGGCAAGACCCCGATCAGCGCCGGCAATCGCCCAGGTTTTGTGGTCAACCGCATTCTGGTGCCGATGATCAACGAAGCGATCTTCGTGCGCCAAGAGGGCCTGGCCAGTGCCGAGGACATCGACACCGGCATGCGCCTGGGCTGCAACCAGCCGATCGGCCCACTGGCATTGGCCGACCTGATCGGCCTGGATACCCTGCTGGCAATCATGAAGGCCTTCCATGAGGGCTTCAGTGACAGCAAGTACCGCCCAGCGCCGTTGCTCAAGGAAATGGTCGCGGCCGGTTGGCTGGGGCGCAAGAGCGGCCGCGGTTTCTTCACCTATTGA